Proteins from a genomic interval of Dama dama isolate Ldn47 chromosome 1, ASM3311817v1, whole genome shotgun sequence:
- the LOC133049393 gene encoding olfactory receptor 5P80-like isoform X1 has product MGPGNYTTVTEFIILGLAEETTVCVILFIVFLGVYLFTLIGNFSIIMLIRSSPQLHTPMYLFLCHLAFVDIGYSSSVTPVMLMGFLREGTSIRVAGCIAQLCSVVTFGTAECFLLAAMAYDRYVAICLPLLYSTHMSPRICILLVGASYLGGCVNAWTFTGCLLSLSFCGPNKVNHFFCDYSPLLKLSCSHDFTCEIIPAISSGSIIVVTVFIIALSYIYILFSILKMRSTEGRHKAFSTCTSHLTAVTLFYGTITFIYVMPKSSYSAEQNKVVSVFYTVIIPMLNPLIYSLRNKEVKEAMRKLMGKESLF; this is encoded by the coding sequence ATGGGGCCTGGAAACTACACAACTGTGACAGAGTTCATTATTTTGGGGTTAGCAGAGGAGACTACAGTttgtgtcattttatttattgtgtttttGGGAGTCTATCTGTTTACCTTAATAGGCAATTTCAGCATAATCATGTTAATCAGAAGCAGCCCTCAGCTTCACACCCCAATGTACCTTTTCCTCTGCCATTTGGCCTTTGTAGACATTGGGTACTCCTCATCAGTCACACCTGTCATGCTCATGGGCTTCCTTAGGGAAGGAACCTCTATCCGTGTTGCTGGTTGTATTGCTCAGCTCTGTTCTGTGGTCACATTTGGGACAGCTGAGTGCTTCCTGCTGGCtgccatggcctatgaccgctatgtggccatctgcttGCCCCTGCTCTACTCCACCCACATGTCCCCCAGAATCTGCATTCTCTTAGTAGGGGCTTCCTATCTAGGTGGGTGTGTGAATGCTTGGACATTTACAGGCTGTTTGTTAAGCCTGTCTTTCTGTGGACCAAATAAAGTCAATCACTTTTTCTGTGATTAttcaccacttttgaagctttctTGTTCTCATGATTTTACTTGTGAAATAATTCCAGCCATCTCTTCTGGTTCAATTATTGTAGTCACTGTGTTTATCATTGCTCTCTCTTACATCTACATCCTTTTCTCAATCCTGAAGATGCGCTCCACCGAGGGGCGCCacaaagccttctccacctgcacATCCCACCTCACAGCAGTCACTCTGTTCTATGGGACCATCACGTTTATTTATGTGATGCCCAAGTCCAGCTACTCAGCTGAGCAGAACAAGGTGGTGTCTGTGTTCTACACAGTCATAATCCCCATGTTGAACCCCCTCATCTACAGTCTCAGAAACAAGGA
- the LOC133049393 gene encoding olfactory receptor 5P80-like isoform X2, translating to MGPGNYTTVTEFIILGLAEETTVCVILFIVFLGVYLFTLIGNFSIIMLIRSSPQLHTPMYLFLCHLAFVDIGYSSSVTPVMLMGFLREGTSIRVAGCIAQLCSVVTFGTAECFLLAAMAYDRYVAICLPLLYSTHMSPRICILLVGASYLGGCVNAWTFTGCLLSLSFCGPNKVNHFFCDYSPLLKLSCSHDFTCEIIPAISSGSIIVVTVFIIALSYIYILFSILKMRSTEGRHKAFSTCTSHLTAVTLFYGTITFIYVMPKSSYSAEQNKVVSVFYTVIIPMLNPLIYSLRNKEVKEAMRKLMVRTHW from the coding sequence ATGGGGCCTGGAAACTACACAACTGTGACAGAGTTCATTATTTTGGGGTTAGCAGAGGAGACTACAGTttgtgtcattttatttattgtgtttttGGGAGTCTATCTGTTTACCTTAATAGGCAATTTCAGCATAATCATGTTAATCAGAAGCAGCCCTCAGCTTCACACCCCAATGTACCTTTTCCTCTGCCATTTGGCCTTTGTAGACATTGGGTACTCCTCATCAGTCACACCTGTCATGCTCATGGGCTTCCTTAGGGAAGGAACCTCTATCCGTGTTGCTGGTTGTATTGCTCAGCTCTGTTCTGTGGTCACATTTGGGACAGCTGAGTGCTTCCTGCTGGCtgccatggcctatgaccgctatgtggccatctgcttGCCCCTGCTCTACTCCACCCACATGTCCCCCAGAATCTGCATTCTCTTAGTAGGGGCTTCCTATCTAGGTGGGTGTGTGAATGCTTGGACATTTACAGGCTGTTTGTTAAGCCTGTCTTTCTGTGGACCAAATAAAGTCAATCACTTTTTCTGTGATTAttcaccacttttgaagctttctTGTTCTCATGATTTTACTTGTGAAATAATTCCAGCCATCTCTTCTGGTTCAATTATTGTAGTCACTGTGTTTATCATTGCTCTCTCTTACATCTACATCCTTTTCTCAATCCTGAAGATGCGCTCCACCGAGGGGCGCCacaaagccttctccacctgcacATCCCACCTCACAGCAGTCACTCTGTTCTATGGGACCATCACGTTTATTTATGTGATGCCCAAGTCCAGCTACTCAGCTGAGCAGAACAAGGTGGTGTCTGTGTTCTACACAGTCATAATCCCCATGTTGAACCCCCTCATCTACAGTCTCAGAAACAAGGA